In the Helicobacter colisuis genome, TCCTATGTGCCCTGCAAATCCACCTGCAGTATTACCACTAATATTCTCTATATTATTCAAAACAATGTTAGAAAAAGTTCCGTTATCTATCCACCCTGCAAATCCACCTGCTTGGTAATTACCACCACTAATATCCCCTATATTATTCAAAGCAATGTTAGAAAAAGTTCCAGCTCCTATGTGCCCTGCAAATCCACCTGCAGTATTACCACTAATATTCTCTATATTATTCAAAACAATGTTAGAAAAAGTTCCGTTATCTATCCACCCTGCAAATCCACCTGCAATATCACCACTAATATTCCCAATATTATTTAAAACAATGTTAGAAAAAGTTCCGTTATCTATCCACCCTGCAAATCCACCTGCATCACCCAAAGCACTACCCTGAAAATTTAATCCATCAATGGTTAGATCTTGCACACTTCCACCTTTAATGTCGCCAAATAATCCTGCCAAGAGTTTTCCACCTGCATTAATTGATAGATTAGAGAGAGTGTGTCCATTACCATAGAAATTACCTGAGAAAGGGTTAGTATCATTCCCCACAGGTTCAATTGCTCCTGCATATTTAAAATCAATATCCTTAATGAGTTTAAAGGTATCTATGTTATTTGTATTTCCCCCATTAATAATATCTGCAAAACTACTCCAATCTTCAGTGTCTTTAATAGAAGCGTATATGGTAGTAGTGACATTATTGCCATTTTGATTAATTCCTAATTGAACATCAGTCCAACCTGTTGCAGATTGTCCTACTTCAATTTTTGCGTTATTCCCTTCTGCAGTAACATTTATAGAATCAATTGTGCCAATGGTATTTCCATTTGCATGTAAATCAGTATGATTAGCCGTTATTTCTAATTTTGTGTTAGTTAAACTATCTTTATTAAAACTTCCAAAAGCGACTTGCTTTCTACCTTTTTCATCAACATAGTTTCCAACATTCGTTACCCTATTCCCCACAAGAACAATTTCATTAGCCCTAATAGTTCCCATATTAACTATATCACCCTTATTAGCACTAAAAACAGGGGAGAAAGAACCATTATTTGAAAAAGTTTGAATAGCATTATTATCAAAAGGTGAAGTAGAAACACCAAATTTATTAGCATTGATACTTGCATCTTTGCCTATTAATACCCCACTAGGATTGACTAGATAAATATTATTAGTTCCACCATTTAATTTTCCTAGAATCTGTGAAGCTTTATTAGTATAATCTAAGTTTAAATAATTTTTTTGTTTTGTAGTGAAATTAACACTTGCTTCTTTACCAATATTAAATCCACCACCCCAAGCAATGACATTGTTTTTATTATTACCTTCAATATACATTTTGTTACCATTTGTAGCAATACTTCCTGTCCCATTTACAAACTTACCCCCACTTGGCAATTGATTATTGCTTATTGTAGGTAAATTTGCAGCAGATAGACTAGGTGATAGTGCTAAACTTGCAACAATAGAAATATTTACAAGGGATTTAGAGGATTTTACAAAATGCCCCCTAAAGCAAGATGAAGAATTTAAGAAAAACTTTTTTGCATTTAAAGGGTTATTGCTCATCCCCCCCCCCCGCATAATAAGCGAATTAGAACTTTTTGACATAATTTCTCCTTTTTGTAAAAGTTACCTAGATATTTTATAATTTATCTAATTAAATTATCTTAAACTTCACTTTTACATTCAAATAGCCAAATTAACAAATTTTTAATTTACAATAAGAAAAATTTGAATATCAACAACCCCAAGCAACATAAGCTTTATTCTCTAGTAGTTATCGCAGATTCTACTTTGGCTTTAGCCTCTTTGTTCCGTAAGATAATCTCCAAAACACCCATTTTATAAGTAATAGAAGCGATTAAGGCTAAATTTTCTTCGTGTTCTTGTGTATTGGTATAGCCTCTTAGGCGAGTTTGTAAAAAAAGCTGAAATTGTAAGGAATCTTCTAAATATGGGTAATTTGCTTACAAATTATAACTCATTAATATATTGTTGCTTGTAGTTGTATTTGAGATTAATGCCTGTTGAAATTTCACCAATCTTAATGGCATCTTCTAAATAATAATCCAAACGCAAAAGTAATATTTCTAATTCTTTGCGAAATTTCATTTTTGTAGATTTATTATGAAAAATTTCATTTCTTGCCTGTCTAATTTGACTAAGTTTAGTTAGCAAATGTTCTTTTGTGCCATAACATGGCAATTCTTCCCCTTTATAAATTTTTTTATCTTTAAAAATAGGTGCAAAAATATCCCAATGAGAGCTAATAATATCTTCCAAATCTCTAAGATAAAAACAATCAAAAATCTCCCAAGAATTTTTAGCTTTTTTATTTTTTAGATGTTTTTTTCTTATTTGAAGAAGCTTGGTAACGATTTTTGGGCTACTAGAGTTTGAAGTTTGGTCTATAAACCACGAATCGCCATCATCTTTATTGTAAAAATTTGCAATTTTAACACACAATGTGCTACGCAGTGCATTTTCAAAACAATGCAAGAGCAAAAAATTAGCTTGATGTGTTTTGATTCTTTTTCTATATAATTGCATGATAAATTCATATAAGTCATCTTTTTTATATTTTATTAGAGCTTTTTCTGCTTCCCTGCAAGCACCCCATAAATAAGCAAAATGCAATACACTTAGCGCTTTTTTCATACGAACTTCAAAGTTTTTATTTAATAAATTTGGAAAATCACAAAACAAAGCTTTAATCTTTTCATATTCAAGATTCTGCAAAGAAAAACCCATTTTTACACCTTTATTTAATTTTCTTTAATGTTTTGTCTGCTACAATTCCGCCAGTTTAGAGGGCTAACCTGCCGATAGTTGTGGGGTGCTCCTAGCGAGAGGCTGCTCTAAATTCCCTTATTATAATTCTTGTCGCTTATTTTATCTAAAAGTTTAGTTTTATTTCTGCACACCACACAAAAGTTTTAATTCATTAATCTTTAACTTCAACAAACCAAGCATTTTACAATCCTATGGATTTAAAAATCCATAGAATGTTTTATAATTCCGTTTTTAGCACTGCGCCATTTGCAGCATTGCTGACAAGCAAGGAGTAGCGTTTGAGCCATTTGCTTGTGATATTTTTATTCTGCATAATTTGCTTTGCTATGCCTTGTTCTTGCCATTTTGCCTTTCTAGATTCTAATTCTTTAGAATCTACAAGCAGATTTAGCTCTCCCCTTGCAACAGAAATTTCTATTTCATCGCCATCTTCAATAAGCGCGATAAGCCCCCCTTCAGCTGCCTCTGGGCTAATATGCCCGATACACGCCCCACGCGTCGCTCCGCTAAAGCGCCCATCAGTGATTAATGCTACGCTTTCTCCCAAGCCCATCCCCATAATCAAACTTGTAGGGCTTAGCATTTCTTGCATTCCCGGACCCCCTTTTGGACCCTCATAGCGGATAACAACTACATTTCCTGCCTTGACTTTGCCACCTGCTATGCCTTTAATCGCTTCAGCTTGGGAATTAAAACAAATCGCTTTACCCTTAAATTCTTTCATAGATTCTGCCACGGCTGCCACTTTAAGCACGGCGCCTTGCTCTGCGAGATTTCCAAAGAGAATCTTTAGCCCACCAACTTGTGAATAAGCATTTTCGTTAGTATGGATAATGTGTGTATCAGTGATTTCTTTGCCCTTAATTCTTTCGCCTAAAGTCTCTCCTGTGATTGTTAGAGCATCTAAAAATAAAGTTTGTGTATCTCGTTTGGCTACTTCATTCATCACCGCACTTACGCCACCTGCACGATTAATATCTTCCATATGCACACTGCTAAGTGCTGGGGCGATTTTAGCGATATGCGCGACATTTTTGGCAATGTCATTAATATTTTGAAGGTTAAACTCTACCTCTGCTTCTTTCGCAATGGCTAACATGTGCAACACCGTATTTGTGCTTCCCCCCATTGCCATATCCACAACAAAGGCATTATGCACAGCTTTGTGATTTAAGATATTGCGGAATCTAAACTGCTCACTCTTTTCAGAATCTAGTGCAATTTCTACAATCCTCCTTGCAGCCTTGCGTAGTAGCTCCTCCCTCTGAGGCGTTAGTGCTGGGATTGTTCCATTACCCATCAAGGCTACCCCCATAGCCTCACAAAGCGTATTCATAGAATTTGCCGTAAACATACCACTACAACTTCCGCCACCAGGACAGGCGTTGCATTCTATTTCGTGTAAGCGTTTTTCATCGATTTTGCCACTCTCATATGCTCCAACTGCCTCAAAAGCAGAATTTAGATCTAGCACGCTTCCATCGCTTAGCTTCCCTGCCATCATCGGTCCGCCACTTACAAAAATCGTTGGCACATTGACACGCAATGCCCCCATAAGCATACCAGGCACGATCTTATCGCAATTTGGAATGCAAATCATCGCATCTAGGCTATGTGCATTCATCACCGTTTCGATACAATCAGCGATTAACTCACGACTAGGGAGAGAATACAGCATACCATTATGTCCCATAGCAATACCATCATCCACACCAATAGTATTAAACTCAAATGGCACACCCCCAGCCTTGCGGATTTCCTCCTTGATAATCTCTGCGTATTTGTTTAAGAAAAAATGTCCGGGGATAATGTCTATATAGCTATTTGCCACACCAATAAAGGGCTTATTAAAATCCTCATCTTTAAGCCCTGTGGCACGCAACAAACTCCTATGTGGTGCCCTTTGATAGCCTTGTTTGATAATATCACTTCGCATCGCATTCTCCTTTAATTGTTGATTAATATACTAGAATCTTTGGGTGAATAATAAACATCTAACCGAAAAGAAAAAACAAGCATCTCATTTTCTTTTTCAATATGGAGGGGAAAATTAAATCGCACAATTGCATTAAAACTTTGCACCAAATCTAATGCACTCTTTAATTTCTCTATTCCTTTTAATTTTCCACTTACAACATAGCGTTGTTTTAAATACTCACCCTCTCTTATTGGCTCACCATCTTGCACAACTCCAGAAGCATCAAAGATAATTTTTAACTTCTCTTCAATCTCTTGTTGTGTAATAGGAGTCTCAAAGGCTCTTATAATTTCAATATTTTGTTTTTGATAATCTAACAATTCTTGTTTTTGAGAATTATGTTGATTTTGAATTTGATTTAAAGCAAAGATTTCTTTTCTATAATTAGTATTTGTTGCCTTAAAGACTTCTAGCTGTGGCTTGATAATAGCTATAAAAATAAGCGCTACCAAGAAAAAATAAAACACAAAAAAGAAAGTATTTCTTACCCAATCAATCTGCGCAAAAAAAGCTTTCATTGTGTTTGCTCCTCTTTATTTAACTTACTCACAGAGACAAAATTATACCAACCATTAGGCAATAAATAAAAATCCGCCCTGCTTTGATGAAAGATGGAGCGCAAAGGAACTTCAAGTAAAAAAGTGTAAATTTGTTTTGAGGGAGTTGCGCCATACAAAACAAGTTGGTATTGTTCCATTTGAACCTTATTTAGAGTGATTTGCTCTGGAATCAAATCAAACAAATTCTCCACACTCTCTTTTAGCATTGCGTTTTGATTGGTGATAAATTTTCCAAACTGCACCCTTTGTGCTTCTTGGTCTCTAATTTCTTGAAATTTTTTGATTTCATCTAAAGCTGTTTGCTGTGCTTGTAATGCTTCTGTTGTTTTTATTTCCATAAAATACCCTTGAATCTTCAAGGTAACTACAAAACCAACAAAGATAAAAAGCGTCAAAAAAATATAACCCCACCAAATGCGCGAAACTTTTTTTAGCAATGTTTTTTTATTGGGTGAGACAAAACTATAATTCATTACACTTCCCCCCTTGCTTCAAAAAATCGATAAGTTTCAAAGCCCAATTCAACTAGTATTTCTGCAATATTGCAAGGCATAATTTTCATCTCTAACATTGTAAAGTTTTGAATTTGTTTGAGTGTCTCTTCTGAAATATTATTAGGATTAAAAAGCACGATTTCACTAATGAATTCGCTCTTATAAATATCATTACTATAAAATTCACTCATCGCAGATTGGATAAATTTAGTCGCCATATTTACCCTTGCAAAATCATCTAAATCATCATTGCCTTTCTCTAAGTTTTCAGTCTTTTCATCATCTTCTTGTTTATCTTCGCTCCTTAAGATTTCAATAAGCTCATCATCCCCTTTTTCATTCTCTAAACCTACATCTCCAATCTCACTAAGCTCTTGTTGAATATCTTTTGTAATATCCATCTCTTCTCTGCCATCTTGTGTAAATGAATTTTTTACAACCTTTAACTCTGAATCAATCTCGCTCTCTAAGGCATAATAACCTCCAAATAAGACTCCGCTATTTGATTTTGTAACAATCATAGTCATATTAGAACGCTGAAATAAAATATAAAGTTTGCAATGATCTTCTTGAAAAGTGTCTTTAGCCAAATGATAAAGCACCAAAAAAGGTGAGATAATAAAATCCACCCCCAATTTCGAAAATCTTTTTTTTGTTTCAGTAATACCTTCTTTAGAAATATACACTGACCAGCCATCATTAAAGCTTTTTTTTGCAACCTCATCAACATTGATTCCATATTGATTAAAATCTTCTTTGCAACTAGTGTTAATTGCGCCTTGAATAATAGAAGAAGGAAGGGTTGTAATATAAGTAAATGGATTTTTTGCATAAATTTTTCTTAAAAACCAAATTGCTTGTGCAGGTAACTCCCCAGGAATAGTCTTGAAATTTTTTGTCTGTGTGCGTATGTGCTTACCACCTCGATAAAACTTCACAACAATATTACAATTTTTGTTGTCAATTTCAATCCCAACAATCGCTGTGGGAAAAAAATGGTGGATGATTTTTGCAAGATTCATTTTTATTTTAACCTTAATGCTTCTTTTATTTTCTATATAGTATGCAATTTTGTCTTAAATAATAGAATTTTCTCATAAAAATTTTACACTTTTAAATTCTAAGAATCCCCAAGATTTTCTATGGATTTAATAGGCTTAGAATCTTCTAACACCAACATACTCATATGCATTTTATGCCCCATATTCGGATTTTGTAAAAACTTAATACCTTTTTGCACCATCAAACCACCAAAAATTACAATGGCTATTGCAGCTAGATTCATCAAAATTTTTCTAAAATTTGACTTATAAAAAAGCGTGTTAGCTAGTATTCCAAACAAAAATAAAGGAAAAGTCGTCGCAATCCCAAAAACTAGCATCACAAGCATAGCATTTATAACATTAGCACTCCCAGCTGCACTAAACAAAAACGCATACACAAACCCACAGGGCAAAAGTCCATTTAATAACCCTAGCAAATAAATGCTTTGTGGCGTTCTTAGATTTAAAGCTGTTTGAAAGCTTTTTTGATACCATTTGGAATTTTGCAAAGAATGTTCTAATTTTGTCAAAAATCGCATTTTACCAAAAAGAGACAATCCTGCTAGAATCATAGCAACCCCCGCAATTAGAAACAAGATTCCACGCAAGGTAGCATTAAAGCTAAACATACTCCCTAAAACTCCTACAATCGCCCCTAAAATCACATAAGTAGTTACACGCCCCAAACTATACAAAATATGATAAAGCGCCAAAGTCCCTTTACTAGTTATCCCATTATTAGTTAATTTTCCACTATAGGCCAAAACAATGCCACCACACATTCCAATACAATGACCAAAACTACCAAGTAAAGCTACTACAAAAAGACCAAACAAACCTGCATATTCCATAAATATCCTTACTCAATTAAAGAAGCTTTAAACTTTCTCCCACACACAACCCTCAAAAGTATCCATAATCTCAATCCCCATTTTGCGTAATTCCTCCCGAATCTTATCGGCTTCTGCAAAATCCTTTTGTTTTTTTGCTTCACTCCTCTTTGCTATTAAAGATTCAATCTCATTTTTCTGCTCCTCACTCACTCCAAGCTGAAAATATGCAAAAGGATTCTTGCCACCAACTCCCAAAAGTCGCTCTATTATCGCTAAATTCCCAGCAATCATTGGTGCCTTATCTTTTTGCTTTTTATCCAAAAGCTCATTTGCCTTTGCTACAAATTCATCCACCACGCTCAAAGCTCTTGAAACATTTAAATCATCATTTAAAGCTTCCAAAAACGATTCTCTAAACTCACAACATTCCCCTTCATCAACTTTTTGGATTGGATAAATACGCTTTTTTAAACGATAAATTCTATCTAAGCGCTTCTTAGCTGCTAGTAAATCTTCTTCTGCAAAGTTTAATCCAGCACGATAATGTGTCCCTAAAAGATAGAATCGCAAAATTTCACCATCATAATTTTTTAATGCATCTTTGATAAAAAAGCTATTCCCCAAAGATTTTGCCATTTTTTCACCATTAATAGTCACAAATCCATTATGAATCCAATACTTTGCGATAGCTTGATTATCCGCACAACGCGTTTGAGAAGCTTCATTTTCGTGGTGTGGGAAGAGCAAATCTGCTCCACCCCCATGAATATCAATAGCATATTCCCCACTATAAGCGAGGTGTTTTTTAATCATAGCTGAACATTCAATATGCCACCCTGGACGCCCTTTGCCAAAGGGAGAATCATAGCCAATATCACCAACTCCCTTATAACTTTTCCACAAAGCAAAATCTCTTGCATCTCTTTTTTGTTCGCTATTTTGAATTCTGCTTTGTGTTTCAAGTTCAGCAATTCTCCCGCTTAAAGAGCCATATTGCAAATCTTTCTCCACTGAGAGATAAATATCTCCATTAGGTGTTTGATAGGCAAAACCTTTTTCTAGTAATTCCTCAATCATCGCACAAATGCTCTCTAAACTCTCTGTAGCTTTTGGCTCAATATCAGCTCTCTCCACTCCTAAAGCCGCCATTTCATCAAGATATTTTTGCGTATAAGTTTGTGTAATCTCCGTAACACTTAAGCCACTTTGTAAAGATTTATTAATAATCTTATCATCAATATCGGTGAAATTTTTTGCAAAAAGCACTTCATAGCCATTCTCTCTTAAGATTCGGCGCAACAAATCAAAAACAATCGCACTCCTTGCGTGTCCCAAATGTGAATCATCATACACCGTTGGACCACAGACATAAAGCCTTACTTTTGGGGGATTAATGGGGGAAAAATCCACCTTTTCTTTCTTGATGCTATCATAAATTTTAAGCTGCATTCACTACTCTCTCATTTGGAATGTAATTTTGGATTAAAACTCATAAGTATAGCAAATTTACTCTATAATTGTTGTAAATCAACAATCCTTAAAGCGTTTTCATAATCTTAAAAATAAATTTTGTAGTGTGAAAATAAAAAAGTAATAAAAAATCCTAGCTAGAATTTTTTATTAAAAAGAAATTCCAGTATATAAAGAATATTTTCTGACATTCCTTTTTTTGTCTATCAAATAAATTCAAGCAAACTCCAATAATCCTTAGTAAAATTTACAAAATATGTCAAAATTTTAAGAAAATTAAATGTATAATTAACTTCGTTATTTTTGCAAATATTTTACACTTAAGGTCATTGATCCAATGAAGCATTTAAAGATTAAACTTTTTATTTTTACTTTATTTTTTAGCCTTACTGCATTTGCCTTACCCTTTGGAAACAAACTTATTGTTCCCATCATTGAGCTTGATTCTGAACATTTTGCTTATGTCCCTGCATTTGATTTGAAAGTCGGTGAGAGCGGAGAAATTATTCGTTGGTTTGATAAGGATCACTCTGGAATCATAGCAATGGCTGCAGTCGTAGAAATAAAAGACAATAGAGCAAAAATAGCCTTTGAACCTTTTGTAGCACTAGAACAAAAAGCTTTTCCTACTCCACTTTTAAAACCACAAAAAAACGATGAAGTTATTTTTCGTAGCTTCAATGATCGCGCCTTTTTAATCGCGCCCACTCAAGATATTTATGAAAAAGTCAAAAATACTTATCCTGAGATCACTTGGCTCCATCCTGATTTATTTGCCGCTTATTTAATGGATGTTGGACACACCGCACCTGTGAAGGCAGATTTTAGAAAAGTATGTTCCCAATACGCTACTGGGGTTGTTTATATTGTTAATCTCAATGAAGGACAAGCCCTAGATTGCCAAACCTTTAGTCTTATAAAAAAGGATTATATCACTGGAAGAGCCCCTATTAAAGAAAGAATGTTGCCCTTTTTCTCTCGTATTGGAACCACCAATCAAGAATGGTTTTCTTATTTGATTAACGACAAAAGAACACAAGACTACTATATCTATTTTGATGCTTTAATCAAGGGGGAAATCAAAGATAGCGATGCGACTTTCTTTGGTAGAGTTACGAACTATTTCAGCCAAAATCTTAAAGATATTTTTTAAGGAATCCACAAAATGACAGAGCAAAACATTCTTGACTTACAAAAGATTGTTGGAAATGAAGATTGCTATAGCGACAAGGCACATTTGACCGCTTACTGCTATGATGCTACCAAAGACCGCAAATATCCTGAATGTGTCGTATTTCCACACAATGAAGAAGAAGTAAGTAAGGTATTAAAATATTGTAACACACATAAAATACCAATCGTTCCACGCGGTGCTGGAAGTGGATTTACAGGAGGCGCTTTAGCCATAGAGGGCGGGGTGGTATTGGCTTTAGAGAAGCATATGAACAAGATTCTAGAAATTGATATGGAAAATATGGTAGCTAGAGTTCAACCGGGCGTTGTGAATATGCAACTCCAAAAGGCTGTAGAAGCTGTCGGATTGTTTTATCCACCTGATCCTGCAAGTGAGCATTACTCTACACTAGGTGGCAATGTTAGCGAAAATGCTGGGGGAATGCGTGCAGCCAAATATGGAATCACCAAAGATTTTGTGATGGCTTTACGTGCTGTTTTACCTAATGGTGATATTATTTGTGCAGGCAAAAAAACCATCAAAGATGTAGCAGGTTATAATATCGCAGGAATCCTAATTGCTAGTGAGGGGACTTTAGCAGTCATCACTGAAATCACCCTAAAGTTACTTAGCAAACCCAAACACAAGCAAAGTGCTATGGGTATTTTTCCAAGTATTCAAGCCGCAATGAATGCTGTTTATAAAACAATGGCAAGTGGAATCACGCCTGTAGCAATGGAATTTTTAGACAATCTTAGTATTAAAGCCGTAGAAGAAAAATTTCACAAAGGTTTGCCTACTGATGCAGGAGCAATTCTTATCACAGAAGTAGATGGAAATTTACCCGAAGAGATTGCATATCAAATTACCAAAATTGAAGAAAAATTCTATGAAAATGGTGCAACCCAATTCATAAAAGCAACCAATGAGCAAGAAGCAGCTGATTTATGGTTTGCAAGAAAAAATGCAAGTCCAAGCATTACAATTTATGGCAGCAAAAAACTCAACGAAGACATTACCGTGCCACGCTCCAAACTCCCAGAATTATTAGAGAAGATTCAACAAGTCTCCCAAAAATATGGCGTTGTAATCCCTTGCTTTGGGCATACAGGTGATGGAAATGTGCATACAAATGTTATGGTAGATGGCTCCAACCCAGAAGAATTAAAAAAAGGACACAAAGCCATTGAAGAGATTTTTAAAATCACCATTGATCTTGGTGGCACACTAAGTGGAGAACACGGCATTGGCATTTCCAAAGCTCCTTTTATGAATCTTGCATTCACTCAAGAGGAAATGAATCTCTTTAGATCAATTAAAAAAGCCTTTGATCCAAATAATATTTTAAATCCAGGTAAAATGGCACTATGAGAGAGAATTTCATTTTATTACAAAACAAAAATTTAATAACTAAAGGTATCCTATGATTTATGATGTGCAAAAAATACGCGAGATTCTACCCCACCGCTATCCTTTATTGCTTGTAGATAGAATCACAGCAATCACCCCTAATCAAACTATTGAAGCTTACAAAAATGTTACTATAAATGAAGAAGTTTTTAATGGACATTTTCCTGTGCAACCTATTTATCCGGGTGTTTATATTATTGAAGGAATGGCGCAAGCAGGTGGAGTGTTAGCCTTTGTGAGTATGTTTGGAGAAGAATCAAGCAATAATGGCGATAAAATCGTGTATTTTATGAGTATCGATAAAGCCAAATTTAGAAATCCTGTTATCCCAGGTGATAGACTAACTTATAAGCTTGAAGTAATCAAACAAAAAGGTGGCATTTGGGTCTTGCAGGGCTATGCTTATGTAGAAGAAAAATTAGTAGCAGAAGCTGAATTAAAAGCAATGATTGTCGATAAAAACAAAGAAGGGGCAAACAAGTGAGTATCGCAAAAACTGCTAAAATAGCCCCAAGTGCAATCATAGAAGAAGGGGCAGTGATTGGAGAAAATGTTGAAATTGGGCATTATTGCATTATTGGCAAGGATGTTAAAATCGGAGATAATTCAAAGCTATACAATCATGTAACAATCTTAGGCAACACGACTTTAGGTAAAGCCAATACAATTTTTCCTAATGCAACCCTAGGCACAGAGCCCCAAGATCTCAAATATCACGGCGAACCTAATGAGCTTATTTTTGGCGACAACAACAAGATTCGCGAATTCACAATGATTAACCCAGGAACTGAAGGTGGTGGAAGCAAAACCATCATTGGAAGCAATAATTTATTAATGGCATATGTGCATGTTGCACACGATTGCATTATTGGAGACCACTGCATTTTGGCTAATGGAGCCACACTAGGTGGGCATATTG is a window encoding:
- the fabZ gene encoding 3-hydroxyacyl-ACP dehydratase FabZ — translated: MYDVQKIREILPHRYPLLLVDRITAITPNQTIEAYKNVTINEEVFNGHFPVQPIYPGVYIIEGMAQAGGVLAFVSMFGEESSNNGDKIVYFMSIDKAKFRNPVIPGDRLTYKLEVIKQKGGIWVLQGYAYVEEKLVAEAELKAMIVDKNKEGANK
- the lpxA gene encoding acyl-ACP--UDP-N-acetylglucosamine O-acyltransferase; its protein translation is MSIAKTAKIAPSAIIEEGAVIGENVEIGHYCIIGKDVKIGDNSKLYNHVTILGNTTLGKANTIFPNATLGTEPQDLKYHGEPNELIFGDNNKIREFTMINPGTEGGGSKTIIGSNNLLMAYVHVAHDCIIGDHCILANGATLGGHIVMGNHINIGGLTPIHQFVKIGDYAMIAGASALSQDIPPFCMAEGNRAVVRGLNLHRLRKNFEHHQVDKIHSTYKRLFFSNQPIKEIAQEILDENPKDENVIKMCHFVLNSTRGIPFIRKSL